The Clostridium sp. AWRP genome has a window encoding:
- a CDS encoding WecB/TagA/CpsF family glycosyltransferase: protein MAEKELDLTATLDDKNIEIGKIFVCGYRLLILWIGEAFFLKCWEKGNACTELSTYENVGRGSSTKMMETEYKRKVDKSKIPTCNIMGVNIAAIDMDWLLDYLNANVKELKGNYITVANVHTTVTAYEDLEYCAVQNGGIMAIPDGGPLSSVGNKRGYKNMHRTTGPNLMGEIFKISTENGYRHYFYGSTDETLKALYQKLTKKYLGIQIAGMYSPPFHPLTEEEDVAVIKKINETKPDFIWIGLGAPKQEKWMAAHQGKLDGLMVGVGAGFAYHAEQLKRAPEWMQKSNLEWVYRLIQDPGRLFKRYWHTNTKFIWNAVIRGK, encoded by the coding sequence ATGGCTGAAAAAGAATTGGATTTAACCGCAACACTGGATGATAAGAACATCGAGATAGGCAAAATATTTGTCTGTGGTTATAGATTGTTAATTCTTTGGATTGGAGAAGCCTTCTTTCTGAAGTGTTGGGAGAAGGGTAATGCATGTACAGAACTTTCGACATATGAAAACGTAGGAAGGGGAAGCAGTACCAAGATGATGGAGACTGAATACAAGAGAAAAGTAGATAAAAGCAAAATCCCTACCTGCAATATCATGGGCGTCAATATAGCTGCCATCGACATGGATTGGCTTCTGGATTATCTGAACGCTAATGTTAAAGAGTTAAAGGGCAATTACATAACTGTAGCCAACGTTCACACCACAGTAACGGCGTATGAGGATCTGGAATACTGTGCTGTTCAAAACGGTGGCATTATGGCAATTCCAGATGGTGGACCTTTGAGTTCTGTAGGCAATAAGCGTGGTTATAAGAATATGCATCGTACTACCGGGCCAAATCTGATGGGCGAGATATTCAAAATATCAACTGAGAATGGCTATCGCCATTATTTCTATGGTTCTACAGATGAAACGTTGAAAGCGCTATACCAAAAACTTACGAAGAAGTACCTAGGCATTCAGATTGCCGGAATGTATAGCCCTCCGTTCCATCCACTAACAGAAGAGGAAGATGTAGCTGTTATCAAGAAAATCAACGAGACAAAACCCGATTTTATCTGGATCGGGCTTGGCGCTCCGAAGCAGGAAAAGTGGATGGCAGCCCATCAGGGAAAACTTGATGGCTTGATGGTGGGGGTTGGTGCTGGATTTGCATACCATGCAGAACAGCTGAAAAGAGCGCCAGAGTGGATGCAAAAGAGCAATCTGGAATGGGTATATCGCTTGATTCAGGACCCGGGAAGACTGTTTAAGCGTTATTGGCACACGAACACAAAATTTATCTGGAACGCTGTGATAAGGGGGAAATGA
- a CDS encoding GDP-L-fucose synthase, whose product MEKKSKIYVAGHKGLVGSAIVRNLKSKGYTNIIGRTHSELDLANQEAVRKFFEEEKPEYVFLAAAHVGGINANNTCPADFIYENLQIECNVIKACHDFKVKKLMFLGSSCIYPKMCPQPIKEEYLLSGYLEPTNEGYALAKISGLKMCQFFKRQYGDNFISVMPTNLYGPHDNYNLQTSHVAPALIRKFHEAKISNAPSVEVWGTGKPLREFLHVDDMADACVYLMETYDGEEHVNIGTGKELTIGELAEMIKEVVGFKGELKFNPEKPDGTPRKLLDVSKLISLGWKYKIELRDGLKKSYEWYKENYKCF is encoded by the coding sequence ATGGAAAAGAAAAGTAAAATCTATGTAGCTGGACATAAGGGACTGGTTGGTTCAGCCATAGTAAGAAATTTGAAATCAAAAGGTTATACAAATATAATAGGAAGAACACACAGCGAGCTTGATTTAGCAAATCAGGAAGCTGTAAGAAAGTTTTTTGAAGAAGAAAAACCCGAATATGTTTTTCTAGCTGCTGCACATGTAGGCGGGATAAATGCCAACAATACATGTCCTGCAGATTTCATTTATGAAAATTTGCAGATAGAATGCAATGTAATAAAAGCATGTCATGATTTTAAGGTTAAAAAGCTTATGTTTTTAGGAAGTTCATGCATATATCCTAAAATGTGCCCTCAGCCAATTAAAGAGGAATACCTTTTATCAGGATATCTTGAACCTACCAATGAAGGATATGCCCTTGCTAAAATTTCAGGCTTAAAAATGTGCCAGTTCTTTAAGAGGCAGTATGGTGATAATTTTATAAGCGTTATGCCGACAAATTTGTATGGACCGCATGATAATTATAACCTACAGACTTCGCATGTTGCACCTGCACTAATCAGAAAATTTCATGAAGCAAAAATAAGTAACGCTCCTTCTGTTGAGGTATGGGGTACTGGAAAGCCGTTAAGAGAGTTTTTGCATGTTGATGATATGGCAGATGCCTGTGTATATTTAATGGAAACATATGATGGTGAAGAGCATGTCAATATTGGGACAGGTAAGGAATTGACTATAGGGGAACTTGCGGAGATGATAAAAGAAGTTGTAGGTTTCAAAGGTGAATTGAAATTTAATCCTGAGAAACCAGATGGAACTCCAAGAAAATTACTTGATGTATCCAAGCTTATAAGTTTGGGCTGGAAATACAAGATTGAACTCAGAGATGGGTTAAAAAAAAGTTATGAATGGTATAAGGAAAATTATAAATGTTTTTAG